The Tachysurus vachellii isolate PV-2020 chromosome 21, HZAU_Pvac_v1, whole genome shotgun sequence region ATCTGCTTGTTTGGCTCCACCACTGGCACATGAGGATGGGGTTTGACAAATCCACTTTCTGCAGGTGCAGTCAAACTCTCACTGGTCACCTGCACATAAAAACAACCTTAACACCCAGGCCAAATTTAAACagcaaaataaaggctttggaTTATTTTGCTTGCAATGCACAAgtatctgttgttgttgtttttttttaagaatatctTTATTACATGTTAAGAACCTAAGCTCATACGTAAGCCAAAATTAGTGACATTAACGTTTATGGcaattatttctttatctttgtACTCTTACATGTGAGCCAGCATTTTCATCTtctggcttcttcttcttcttcttctttctcttggaCTTGCCACTTCCAGAAGGATCTCCTTTGTCCTTGTCATCATCAGATTCCTGcaactgacacacatacagttacACAACAAGTATACTGAATATGAAAGCCAAAAACAAGGAGACCTCATTAAAGTCCCAGATAGCTTGTGTCTtggcattaaaaatattttaaaaagaaaacatttgggGTATTTTTCtagcatttttacattttattttacacattcaaGCGAGTCTTTATAACaggtaattaaaacatttattcgTACAATGTGTGAAACTGAAGGCAAAATCAAACCAAATGGAAACCTGGTAAATGGGTTCAACAAATCTACACCTTGGGTACCTGGGAAATGGTTGTCTCTTGGGCAGCAGGAGTCTCTGGTTTAGGTTCACCGTAGTTCCCCCACAGCTCAGTGGGAGCATTCCAGTCCGAACTTGGATCCGTTGCTCCAAGGCCATCTGAAACAATAATGGTTCATTGTATAAAGTGTCTAACAGTTTCAATGGAAGCAAATCAAAGgaatattcttatttttactACTTGTTAATCACAGAAAATTAGTTACTGAATCTCTTACTGAATCCAGACCACTCATCAGATTTGGTGTGACCATTCCCCAATACAGCAGCAGCCTGAGTCACCGGAGCACTAGCTGTTACAAAAGATAGTAAGGGAAGCAAAAGTAAGTGGTGATAGTTTTTCCATACTGTTTGTGTGGCCACTTCATAGTCAGAAAAATGCAAGCTAATTTGCTCAACCAAGATGTTCTATACGACCTAAAGTCACCTTAATGCCAACTGCACACCAGTGCAAGACCTCACTATGCTCTTGGCAAAATGTCCTGATGGAAACATTCCAAATTCTAGTTGAAATCCTAGCCaggaggaaaaaacatttttggccATTCATAGCTATAAAATTTAGGGTTTGGCCAtgaaattaaaaagaataatatccTCCAATAACTTCAAAAATAAGGATGAAGTGCAGGGAAGCCTCAGAGCACACTCAGTCATTTGACCTTATCATGTTGCATTTGTTCTTTGGCCTCAGTCTTTAAAATTGATCAGTTGCTGCTTCACAGATCTAATTTCACTTTGAATATTGCATTTGAACCATAACCTACATGCAGCACTAAAGCACTTGGCTGTGGAGGCTTACTTCCCAACTAAGGGGTCTAGATTTGTCTCCCTCAGCTAAGTGCAGAATATTTTCAGTAGGAAAGCACTGAATCACAGTAAAAATATTCTGTGTAATAGACAGCCTGAGAAAACTCTATGAGCTGAAAGGGAACATGCAAAAACACTCAATCTGAGAGTGAATCAATTAATATAATCTGTGTACCTGATGGGTTTAATCTGGGCATGGGGCGGTTCATTCGGTTCACTTCAGGATTAATTCGTCCATCCGTGCTGGGCCATGACCCTGCTAAAAACAGAACAATCCATTTATAGTCTACCCATGAGGTTgatacagaaatatttaatcttctctttattctcttagATGAGTTTTAGAGGAGCTGCTAACCATGAATGTGTAAGTAACAGTGCTGTATGAGAACAGGAAGGAACACAGACATTTAACAATGCTGTATCCTTGAACCTGTCGAATCGACAGACAGATGCATGGAAAAGCCAAAATTATCACTCTTTCACCACCTACTGGCtgattttttcattaaaaacataataGGTGAAATgttgagataaaaaaatatctaaatctTTACACAAATAACCATCTATATTAGATGATTCAGTTATCAAATAAACTTCAAATTTGCAATAAGGGTCATACTGTTTTATCAGATGTCCATATACTTAGATCACATGTCCTATTGCTGCTACAGGACAGATCAGTAAGTCTAGAACTTACCCATGGATTCTTGAGTCCAGGCCAAAGTCTCCGAAGTCCTGGGTCCAGATGTCTTAATGCCAGCTGACGATTTCTCACGGTCTGAAACGCTCCCCTGGGGTGGAAGCTTCACAGACATATCAGTCCATCCTCCACTGTTCACAGAGCTCACATTATTCCAGGTGGATTGCACTACACATGGAAAAACTCATTAGATATGCTTATAGGAGATATAAGCAGCATTGGCTTATCTATTAGCTTTTAGGTATAAAAGGAATCATTATTTACCCGGTGTTACACTGGCATCACCTTTCACAGCCTTTAAATTCATAGATTCTACAAAGAGAGATGTGAAATCTGCTTAAAAATTGCtctcatccaaaaaaaaaaaacagtacattaCACCCTATATACAAACTACACTCTACGGGTTTAAACACCAGTGTGCTTGGCTGGATAGAAGGTAATCCACGGCTGTAAGCAGGTCACAATGATTAAAGCTAAGTCCTCAAACTACCTTTATTCTTCTTGGTGTTCACTGGAGCTTTAACTGCAGGGTTCTCTGTTTGCTGACCACCTCCAGGGCTTCCTGACTCATCATTAGGGCCCTTCTCCTTCTTGCGCTGCTGTCGTTTCTCTCGGTTGCTGATCTTAGTCTCCCAAGCACCTTTTAAAGAGTTGGGCAATGACAAACATTTTTCCACCCATGaactcatgttttgtttttctgacaaaGTTTTACCAGGCATATTCATAAAATATGCATCCAGATTGTATTCTCTTagtcatttaaaattttaagcaACAGTATTAATCTGTGTTATTATTACATGAGGAAATACTGATACTGATGAGGAAAATCCACATCTCATTCTTCCATGTTAAAACACATGTATCCAACACAAACACGTTCATCAATCCCACACTAGTTAGGGAACAATGAAATATGAGGTTCTTAAAAGGTATAATTTTAGATTGTAGGCCATAATAGGGGGTTTACCAGTCAGGATTTTCACATTGCTAATTTTAACTTAATACGTAACTTTTGAAAACTGCTGCTTAATTGGCTAAGgttttcaaatattattatacCAGGAAGCCATATGCTTCAACACCTAAAGGTCAGTAACACTCCTTCAGACACATTTAACAACAAATTCAGTCAATGTGTCCTGTTCATTAATTTCTTACAGCCAGGAATTTATTCATTCGCTTTACACCAGCTGCAACGTCTTTAGTTCACTGTGGCCTGGAGATTCTGTTGGGCTTTTCCTTACCATGAGTAATCATATTTATCATGTAAATGGTTTGAACTGGTTCAAGAACATTTTATACATGCTTTGGCAATGTATAACCGGAACAAAATGTAGATTCAAGAAATGAAGTGAAATCAACAACATGAAAAACCAAGGTATGATGAGAAAGACTTAAAGTATTAAGTATCATTAAGCATCAGTGATCATTTGCAAAGCTTAttgaaaaagaaatcttttataCTACTATTAGCAGTGGTCTGACTACACAACTGTTgacaaatgtttaatgtttaaagtttaCAAGCTCTTATTTAACCTTTGATATTGTACTTTATCTCCATACCCATGAATCAGCAAACAATTACCTGGAAAAATGCCATGAAACAACCTTTACAAATGTATTGCTTCAGATTTAACAAATGCCTCATTTCTAATCTAACTGAGCTTGTGAAACTGTCACAGTGCAATCTAGATCAATGCTCAGTTTCGTACCTTCATCAGGTTCCTTTCCGTCTGTGGAGGAAACAGCTTGGTTTAGTTTCACctctggttttgtttttttcttacttttcttGGCCTATGTAAAACATGTGGTAAACAAAATAGTATCATTACCTCCATGAAATGACATTTTCTCATAGCACTTAATAAATTATTACCACAGCTTCCTATGTTTAAGGAATACATGATGGGctataaacaattaataatGGGGTAATGGttatttttccaataacagcatagCCTgaggtgttttattcttcttatacatTCAAATTTCTTTATGGACAACATGCCATTCTTTTTAATcgttttagatttaaatataatcagATAAAAAAGTGTGATGGGTTAGTTCCTATTATCACTGTTTATAACAGCTATTATAAACAACCATTCCCTCACCGGCCTCTGTATGCTTTCATAAATTAATAagacttaaaataataataatttgtcattttacacagaaACCTAACAGCATCCTGAACACCATCCCATGGAGGAACTCTTAAGAGGCTattataaatagttaaataacaAGACATTAATCTGTTTATCATTAGTATCATTACTAAGTATTGTCCTCCACAAGAGTCCCTGTGAATAAGTTGTTACTAAAGAAACAACCTATTAGTAATCGTGCATTAACACATGTGCATTAACTAGCGTgcattaaatatgtattaaattgCAGCCAGCAGTCAGAGCAACTGTTATGGAAAATCAATCAATATctcttgaccaatcagagtttACAATTcagaacaaattaaataaattaaaatccaaAACTAAGATCTACATAGAATTTAAATTTCTCATAAACTTTCACCTCTTAACAGCAGCAGTTAAATATGCTGTTCGACACCTTTTTCATATGTTTCAAATGCATGCCAAGAGGAAAAGGGTCGTTCCCCTCACATTGTTGGAAATGTTCATGCTAAACGACTTActgaattgtgtgtttgtgttatcattaaatacaaaaaggtgAAATAAGTTTTGCTTTTACTTTCTCAGCTTTAGCATCAACAAGTCCTTGTGGCTGGGGttgaggtggtggtggtgctgccGCTGCTTTCGGAGGAGGTGATGCCGCTGCTTTCGGAGGAGGTGCTGCCGCTGCTTTCGGAGGAGGTGCTGCCGCTGCTTTCGGAgatggtgctgctgctgctttcggagatggtgctgctgctgctttcggagatggtgctgctgctgctttcgGAGATGGTGCTGCTTTCAGAGATGGTGCTGCTGTTTTCGGAGGAGGTGGTGCTGCTTTCGGAGATGGTGCTGCTGTTTTCGGAGGAGATGGTGCTGCTTTCGGAGGTGGTGCTGCTTTCGGAGGTGGTGCTGCCTGTTTAGAGATCTCCTTTACTGATTTGTTGACTTGTTCTCGAGCTTCAGGAGCCTTGCCACCGTTTGATTGGTTCTTCTGTTGAAGAGAAATTTCACCTTACCAATTATGGGTCATATATTTAATGTTCGTTTTATACTATCCAGCTCAGAGTAACAAGCAGCTCACTGGAtgtcaaaatgtaattttagtTCTGCTTCTTTTACATGTGAAACAACTTTACTTCTACCTACATTAAATAGTTTTTGCCGCCTTGTTAGTAAATCGTTATGTCGCGATACTCGTAAAAAGAAACTCTCGATAAGTATCGCGATACAATATTTTTTGCCAAATCACGTCCAACTGAATTGAAGAAGATTAGCTATGTGGCTAACCTTAGATAGCACGCTATGCTAACCACGTTTAGCAACTAGCCAGTGAAACGTTTTAGATTTGAGTCAAGTTAATAAACACCATTACCTTGCTTTTTATTATCTCAAACAgtacagtttattttttgtttgtttttacatgtcattgtttatagctgtgtttgtgtgttgtattaGTTTTTATGTAGCCTCTTGTTCAGGTCgtcattgtaaatgagaacTGCTTCTCAACTGActcacctggttaaataaagaaagaataaaaagacagaGATTTATGAAAAATGTTATACTTGCAAagtgtttatgcaaatgagccgcTGTAGACCTGCTAGGTTGTTCAGCTAGCAAGGCGGCTATAGCAAGCTGTCAAAACAGCGGTTCATTCGAATACGCTTCGTGTTAGCACGTTAGCACGTTAGCCTAACTCCGAATGAGAGGGTTATTCAAAGAGAACAAGAACTATTTAAGAAAATGGTGCAGACCTTTTCCGcagctttctttttgtttttcttctttggctCTTCGGGTTTGGGCGCCTTCACGCTGTCGGTGGTGCTTTTAGTTCTAGAAGCTCTGTGCTTCCTGCGTCGAGCTCCACCGCAGGCCGCGAACACCACCAGCAGGAACAGCAGGCCGATCAGCGCCGTACAGAGGAACACCCAGGCCGGGTAAACCTCGGGCTTCAAGCCCAAATCTATCCCCAACTCATCACGGAGTAAGTGCAGTCCAGTAGACACGAGGTGACGGAGACGAGTCCCTATTAAGTCGGTCTGCTCCGACACTACACGTCCCCAGCTCGATGCCATCTTACCACGTACACAGTCTCTCGCTCTCCTGCACACGcgcactttttctctctctctctctctctctctctcactcactcactcactctcactctcactctctctctctctctcacacacacacacacacacacacaaattctgcTCTGATTTCTGTTTCAGATTCTTACATAAACATCACAGAAGACAGAAAAGCCCTGAACCGCAACTGAGAAACAAAATCATACTAATTCGTTATTTCGATTTCAAAAACAAGGCACTACAGgataaagttattttttaaaacaatagaaATCACAATCAGTCTTTTCTAGTTGATTAAAATAATCTTTGAAGTATTTTTGAAGtactgaagcatttttttttaaccctaacccaaaaaACTTTCTCAATATTTTGTTAAATTCCTATTTAATAACCTTCTTTTAATTAGGGATAGGAATGGATTattgaattatattattttaacataattaaGATGTTGATTAAGCAAACAATAGGGCATGAagtattctctctgtctctctcacacacactctctttctctcacacacactattatattGAGCcagcttaataaaaaaaaaagataaattgaGGCATTTATGATCAAAGTTTTTCTATAAatctttattataaattttgCAAACCTTTGCTGAATACAACGGAACAATACCATAAATGAAAtaacacttttaaaaacaaGCTACGGTTGACTTGTAAAACAACATACTACAATAACAAGAACAGTATTTGTTCTGTGAATAACtggtgtttacatttacattattttcatgTAACACTGATAATCATCATTTTAAACATCATACTGAGGTGAGGTGGGGTGTCAGTTttcttgaaaataaaataacaaattaataatataaatataattactgTATCAttagaaaacctttttttttttttttagaaataatttataaaaataatttagattCCAGAAAGTATATAAAAGAATCtacagatttgttaattttcaTAGGAAAACCTTTGTAGCATACTctgtaaaatacttttattttcctCAGGTAGATTCTTTCTAGTAGAAAGGAATTATGTTCCTTTTCCACCAAGTGGTGAGTGCTGATTCGGAGCCAGAGataaatttaaaatcagttctttcagaataaagctttaaaaatctGCATCAAGAGTGAATTCAAAGTCCGTTCCATTTGTCATCACTCCAAACCGTTGGTACTCGGCCACACGTTTCTCAAAGAAGTTGGTTTTTCCTTCCAGGGAGATGAACTCCATGAAATCGAATGGGTTTTCTGCCTTATATACCTTTTGAGAAACAAAGCagaatgtgaatgaatgaatttgttccATCAgtaaaataaagcttgttcTCCCAGGCACTAACTGGTGACAGGGTATAAAACaaggtataaatatatatacacacaaaatgactAACTTTAGGCATTCCCAAGTCTGTTAACAAGCGGTCAGCCACAAACATGATGTATTGCTTCATCAAAGAGCTGTTAATCCCAATGAGGTCAACTGGTAAAGACTCAGTGAGAAATTCCTGCAAAgccaaataataaatgaataaattaaaagcaATGTTATCATTTTTATCCTTGTTCCCCAACCAATACATTGCACCATTACaataaacatttctttgagGTTTCACTGACCTGTTCAATGCTAACCGCTTTCATGATAATATCCTTCACTCTGTCAGCTGATGGTTTTTTCACCAAATGGCTGTATATAAGGCAGGCAAAATTACAGTGCAAACCCTGTGAATGCAAGAGTATATTGTTAGAATtgtctaaatgtaaatatcttttTCCCCaggaatatattttaattgGCCAAAATTATATTTACCTCATCTCTGCTGATGAGCTCATTGGAGTAGGTGAGTCCAGGCATCAGACCTCTTTTCTTCAACCAGAAGATGGCAGCAAATGATCCTGAGAAAAAGATTCCTTCAACAGCTGCAAATGCTACTAATCTCTCCCCTGTGAACAATAAATGTCTACATTTATACTTCACAACAATATCCAGTCATAAATTAAGGCTTGTTATGGAAAATGATGCACATAAAGTAGGTAAACCCTATAAAAATGGATACAGCAAATTTAAGCAAGtataattttattcatatttgtaATTCACTAGTCTACACAGCAGACTCTGAGAGTAAATCCTCAAGAAAATGTGCAACTCGCCAAATGTGGAGTTGGTGTCAGAGATCCACTGTAAAGCCCAGTCAGCTTTTCGTTTCACACAAGGCAAGGTTTCaatggcattaaataaatagtCTCTGGAAAAGATGAACAGGACATTgaaacagtgaaatgagacaaggtttctccaggatcatggtgctacatggAACAAAGAccgagctaaggacttagtaagtagtcctagccacataaagtgcatctgtgcaacctggtgcaaacagtgcaggacaagacaaacaagacagtgcaggagaaaagacagtgcaaacaaa contains the following coding sequences:
- the mtdha gene encoding metadherin a isoform X3, with amino-acid sequence MASSWGRVVSEQTDLIGTRLRHLVSTGLHLLRDELGIDLGLKPEVYPAWVFLCTALIGLLFLLVVFAACGGARRRKHRASRTKSTTDSVKAPKPEEPKKKNKKKAAEKKNQSNGGKAPEAREQVNKSVKEISKQAAPPPKAAPPPKAAPSPPKTAAPSPKAAPPPPKTAAPSLKAAPSPKAAAAPSPKAAAAPSPKAAAAPSPKAAAAPPPKAAAAPPPKAAASPPPKAAAAPPPPQPQPQGLVDAKAEKAKKSKKKTKPEVKLNQAVSSTDGKEPDEGAWETKISNREKRQQRKKEKGPNDESGSPGGGQQTENPAVKAPVNTKKNKESMNLKAVKGDASVTPVQSTWNNVSSVNSGGWTDMSVKLPPQGSVSDREKSSAGIKTSGPRTSETLAWTQESMAGSWPSTDGRINPEVNRMNRPMPRLNPSASAPVTQAAAVLGNGHTKSDEWSGFNGLGATDPSSDWNAPTELWGNYGEPKPETPAAQETTISQLQESDDDKDKGDPSGSGKSKRKKKKKKKPEDENAGSHVTSESLTAPAESGFVKPHPHVPVVEPNKQIITPQSGLKKSDQNAEPLKQVQKKKARRET
- the mtdha gene encoding metadherin a isoform X5: MASSWGRVVSEQTDLIGTRLRHLVSTGLHLLRDELGIDLGLKPEVYPAWVFLCTALIGLLFLLVVFAACGGARRRKHRASRTKSTTDSVKAPKPEEPKKKNKKKAAEKKNQSNGGKAPEAREQVNKSVKEISKQAAPPPKAAPPPKAAPSPPKTAAPSPKAAPPPPKTAAPSLKAAPSPKAAAAPSPKAAAAPPPKAAAAPPPKAAASPPPKAAAAPPPPQPQPQGLVDAKAEKAKKSKKKTKPEVKLNQAVSSTDGKEPDEGAWETKISNREKRQQRKKEKGPNDESGSPGGGQQTENPAVKAPVNTKKNKESMNLKAVKGDASVTPVQSTWNNVSSVNSGGWTDMSVKLPPQGSVSDREKSSAGIKTSGPRTSETLAWTQESMAGSWPSTDGRINPEVNRMNRPMPRLNPSASAPVTQAAAVLGNGHTKSDEWSGFSKRFNGLGATDPSSDWNAPTELWGNYGEPKPETPAAQETTISQLQESDDDKDKGDPSGSGKSKRKKKKKKKPEDENAGSHVTSESLTAPAESGFVKPHPHVPVVEPNKQIITPQSGLKKSDQNAEPLKQVQKKKARRET
- the rrm2b gene encoding ribonucleoside-diphosphate reductase subunit M2 B; translated protein: MTVPDSEEYQNYLKNMDPIISDDEPLLTPNKKRFVIFPIQYPDMWKMYKQAQASFWTVEEVDLSKDQAHWETLKPEEKYFICHVLAFFAASDGIVNENLVQRFSQEVQVPEARFFYGFQILIENVHSEMYSLLINTYIKDLKERDYLFNAIETLPCVKRKADWALQWISDTNSTFGERLVAFAAVEGIFFSGSFAAIFWLKKRGLMPGLTYSNELISRDEGLHCNFACLIYSHLVKKPSADRVKDIIMKAVSIEQEFLTESLPVDLIGINSSLMKQYIMFVADRLLTDLGMPKVYKAENPFDFMEFISLEGKTNFFEKRVAEYQRFGVMTNGTDFEFTLDADF
- the mtdha gene encoding metadherin a isoform X1 gives rise to the protein MASSWGRVVSEQTDLIGTRLRHLVSTGLHLLRDELGIDLGLKPEVYPAWVFLCTALIGLLFLLVVFAACGGARRRKHRASRTKSTTDSVKAPKPEEPKKKNKKKAAEKKNQSNGGKAPEAREQVNKSVKEISKQAAPPPKAAPPPKAAPSPPKTAAPSPKAAPPPPKTAAPSLKAAPSPKAAAAPSPKAAAAPSPKAAAAPSPKAAAAPPPKAAAAPPPKAAASPPPKAAAAPPPPQPQPQGLVDAKAEKAKKSKKKTKPEVKLNQAVSSTDGKEPDEGAWETKISNREKRQQRKKEKGPNDESGSPGGGQQTENPAVKAPVNTKKNKESMNLKAVKGDASVTPVQSTWNNVSSVNSGGWTDMSVKLPPQGSVSDREKSSAGIKTSGPRTSETLAWTQESMAGSWPSTDGRINPEVNRMNRPMPRLNPSASAPVTQAAAVLGNGHTKSDEWSGFSKRFNGLGATDPSSDWNAPTELWGNYGEPKPETPAAQETTISQLQESDDDKDKGDPSGSGKSKRKKKKKKKPEDENAGSHVTSESLTAPAESGFVKPHPHVPVVEPNKQIITPQSGLKKSDQNAEPLKQVQKKKARRET
- the mtdha gene encoding metadherin a isoform X2 yields the protein MASSWGRVVSEQTDLIGTRLRHLVSTGLHLLRDELGIDLGLKPEVYPAWVFLCTALIGLLFLLVVFAACGGARRRKHRASRTKSTTDSVKAPKPEEPKKKNKKKAAEKKNQSNGGKAPEAREQVNKSVKEISKQAAPPPKAAPPPKAAPSPPKTAAPSPKAAPPPPKTAAPSLKAAPSPKAAAAPSPKAAAAPSPKAAAAPSPKAAAAPPPKAAAAPPPKAAASPPPKAAAAPPPPQPQPQGLVDAKAEKAKKSKKKTKPEVKLNQAVSSTDGKEPDEGAWETKISNREKRQQRKKEKGPNDESGSPGGGQQTENPAVKAPVNTKKNKESMNLKAVKGDASVTPVQSTWNNVSSVNSGGWTDMSVKLPPQGSVSDREKSSAGIKTSGPRTSETLAWTQESMAGSWPSTDGRINPEVNRMNRPMPRLNPSASAPVTQAAAVLGNGHTKSDEWSGFSKRFNGLGATDPSSDWNAPTELWGNYGEPKPETPAAQETTISQESDDDKDKGDPSGSGKSKRKKKKKKKPEDENAGSHVTSESLTAPAESGFVKPHPHVPVVEPNKQIITPQSGLKKSDQNAEPLKQVQKKKARRET
- the mtdha gene encoding metadherin a isoform X4, with translation MASSWGRVVSEQTDLIGTRLRHLVSTGLHLLRDELGIDLGLKPEVYPAWVFLCTALIGLLFLLVVFAACGGARRRKHRASRTKSTTDSVKAPKPEEPKKKNKKKAAEKKNQSNGGKAPEAREQVNKSVKEISKQAAPPPKAAPPPKAAPSPPKTAAPSPKAAPPPPKTAAPSLKAAPSPKAAAAPSPKAAAAPSPKAAAAPSPKAAAAPPPKAAAAPPPKAAASPPPKAAAAPPPPQPQPQGLVDAKAEKAKKSKKKTKPEVKLNQAVSSTDGKEPDEGAWETKISNREKRQQRKKEKGPNDESGSPGGGQQTENPAVKAPVNTKKNKESMNLKAVKGDASVTPVQSTWNNVSSVNSGGWTDMSVKLPPQGSVSDREKSSAGIKTSGPRTSETLAWTQESMAGSWPSTDGRINPEVNRMNRPMPRLNPSASAPVTQAAAVLGNGHTKSDEWSGFNGLGATDPSSDWNAPTELWGNYGEPKPETPAAQETTISQESDDDKDKGDPSGSGKSKRKKKKKKKPEDENAGSHVTSESLTAPAESGFVKPHPHVPVVEPNKQIITPQSGLKKSDQNAEPLKQVQKKKARRET